In Streptomyces sp. NBC_01439, the following are encoded in one genomic region:
- a CDS encoding NAD(P)/FAD-dependent oxidoreductase, with amino-acid sequence MAEAQGERHDVVVVGAGAAGLACASDLAAAGLRVRLLEAEDTVGGRIRTDRVAGFTIDRGFQVFNTSYPQVRRRLDLRALFLRPFTPGVLVHCDAGRLRIADPTRRPRDGIGLLTGGRVTPRDLLAFGALSAHAVLAPASRARARPDVTTRTALADAGFSEDFVETFFRPFLSGVFLEDSLETSARFFHLVWRSMLRGTLCLPRDGIGAVPAQLAAGLPRGVLRLASPVSALTPTGVASGDGEVRARAVVVATGAGAAARLLPGLEPPAGRTVTTLYHAVERSPLPEPTLLIDARRRFLNTCVLTEVQPGYCGDGRSLVSTSVLGAPAPAEEAAVLSAVAEAYGVDTGTWEPVHRVTVRNALPAMPPPMPLTRTTRFAPGRYVCGDHRATGSLQGALASGARAAREVLTDLGTAATP; translated from the coding sequence ATGGCCGAGGCGCAGGGCGAGCGGCACGACGTGGTGGTCGTTGGTGCGGGAGCCGCCGGCCTGGCATGCGCCTCGGATCTCGCTGCGGCCGGCCTGCGGGTGCGCCTGTTGGAGGCCGAAGACACTGTCGGCGGCCGCATCCGCACCGACCGGGTCGCGGGCTTCACCATCGACCGCGGCTTCCAGGTGTTCAACACCAGCTACCCACAGGTCAGGCGCCGGCTCGACCTGCGCGCTCTCTTCCTGCGGCCGTTCACGCCCGGTGTGCTGGTCCACTGCGACGCCGGGAGGCTCCGGATCGCCGATCCCACGCGGCGCCCGCGCGACGGCATCGGTCTCCTCACCGGCGGGCGGGTCACGCCGCGCGACCTGCTGGCCTTCGGCGCCCTGTCGGCGCACGCCGTGCTCGCACCCGCCTCCCGGGCGCGGGCCCGACCCGACGTCACCACCCGCACGGCCCTGGCCGACGCGGGGTTCTCCGAAGACTTCGTCGAAACCTTCTTCCGGCCCTTCCTGTCGGGGGTCTTCCTGGAGGACTCCCTGGAGACTTCCGCCCGCTTCTTCCACCTGGTCTGGCGCAGCATGCTGCGCGGTACGCTCTGCCTCCCCCGCGACGGCATCGGCGCCGTGCCGGCCCAACTGGCCGCCGGGCTGCCCCGGGGGGTGCTGCGGCTCGCGTCGCCGGTCTCCGCGCTGACGCCGACGGGAGTGGCGTCCGGCGACGGGGAAGTGCGGGCGCGGGCCGTCGTCGTCGCCACCGGGGCCGGCGCCGCGGCACGCCTGCTGCCCGGCCTCGAACCGCCGGCGGGACGGACCGTTACGACCCTCTACCACGCGGTCGAACGCTCTCCCCTCCCGGAACCCACCCTGCTGATCGACGCACGCCGAAGGTTCTTGAACACGTGCGTCCTGACCGAGGTCCAGCCCGGCTACTGCGGTGACGGCAGGAGCCTGGTGTCGACCTCCGTGCTCGGTGCCCCCGCCCCGGCCGAGGAGGCGGCCGTGCTCTCCGCCGTCGCCGAGGCCTACGGTGTGGACACCGGAACCTGGGAGCCCGTGCACCGCGTGACGGTGCGCAACGCCCTGCCGGCCATGCCCCCGCCGATGCCCCTCACCCGCACCACCCGCTTCGCCCCGGGCCGCTACGTCTGCGGGGACCACCGCGCGACGGGCTCGCTCCAGGGAGCACTCGCCTCGGGGGCGAGGGCGGCCCGCGAGGTGCTCACCGACCTCGGGACCGCGGCAACGCCCTGA
- a CDS encoding SRPBCC family protein: MSGQFEASVEIDRPVEAVFAYLADGRHDPEFSPRVQEITKTPDGPTALGTVFRSTVKDAGMKTGREFRIVGLEPPHLIRWTEQSRNLITAEGGYDLESLPGDRTRVRIFNTLEGHGIGKLLVGLAAGAARKDAPDFGRRIKAAAEASLTP; encoded by the coding sequence ATGTCCGGACAGTTCGAGGCGAGTGTTGAGATCGACCGACCGGTGGAGGCGGTGTTCGCCTATCTCGCCGACGGGCGGCACGACCCCGAATTCAGCCCGCGCGTCCAGGAGATCACCAAGACCCCGGACGGCCCCACGGCCCTCGGCACGGTCTTCCGGAGCACGGTCAAGGACGCCGGGATGAAGACCGGCCGTGAGTTCCGCATCGTCGGTCTGGAACCGCCGCACCTGATCCGCTGGACGGAGCAGAGCCGCAACCTCATCACGGCGGAAGGCGGTTACGACCTCGAATCCCTGCCCGGCGACCGCACCCGCGTCCGCATCTTCAACACCCTCGAAGGCCACGGCATCGGCAAGCTGCTCGTCGGCCTCGCGGCCGGCGCGGCCCGCAAGGACGCCCCCGACTTCGGCCGCCGCATCAAGGCGGCCGCGGAGGCGTCCCTCACCCCGTAG
- a CDS encoding MFS transporter encodes MLAGGGPARLRSPGSADHEGGRRARGSGTISAESRTYDSLPPLRRNKDFAVFWLGQALSVLGGSISMLALPLLVLHATGSIVQMGLVTVVSAATAIGTGIFAGYVVDRVDRRRLMIVCDLARAVLLGAVPLVWWVAGPQIWLLYVLTALASVLRTLFDVAYVTAIPNLVRTQDLTAANGRLMGTFALGSLLGPVVAGFLTAGVGADWALALDGATFLVSATSLGWVRFTARPAGDGADKTGAGSGDRAGAGSGSGVFREMFVVGFRFLWSHPLLRPLTVGLTLLTFVTMGATDLLIYRVQHDLGRDAATLGYVIAVSGAGSVAAALSAGRLRRLLGFGTCWLASVGMIAVGVTVTGVSRSVPVIAALAAVFMFGMTLGGICSMTLRQEVTPDHLLGRVTSAFWTVHNAAGPVGAAVLTLLAARHGVPAVSLAGGALCLLILGGALLTPLRGSRAGAVVAGPAAPDQEPAAGPSARA; translated from the coding sequence GTGTTGGCGGGCGGCGGACCGGCTCGCCTACGCTCGCCCGGATCGGCCGACCACGAAGGAGGCCGGCGGGCACGGGGGAGCGGGACCATCTCGGCGGAATCCAGAACGTACGACTCGCTTCCGCCGCTGCGGCGGAACAAGGACTTCGCCGTCTTCTGGCTCGGCCAGGCCCTGTCCGTGCTCGGCGGGTCCATCTCGATGCTCGCACTCCCGCTGCTCGTCCTCCACGCCACCGGATCCATCGTCCAGATGGGCCTGGTCACGGTCGTCTCCGCCGCCACCGCCATCGGCACGGGGATCTTCGCCGGCTACGTGGTGGACCGGGTGGACCGCCGCAGGCTCATGATCGTCTGCGATCTGGCGCGGGCCGTGCTGCTCGGCGCGGTACCGCTCGTCTGGTGGGTCGCCGGGCCGCAGATCTGGCTGCTCTACGTACTGACCGCGCTCGCGTCCGTACTGAGGACGCTGTTCGACGTCGCGTACGTGACGGCCATCCCCAATCTGGTGCGCACGCAGGACCTCACGGCCGCCAACGGACGGCTCATGGGCACCTTCGCCCTCGGGAGCCTGCTCGGACCGGTGGTCGCCGGCTTCCTCACGGCCGGAGTGGGAGCGGACTGGGCGCTGGCCCTTGACGGGGCGACCTTCCTGGTGTCCGCCACGAGCCTCGGGTGGGTCAGGTTCACCGCACGCCCGGCCGGGGACGGCGCGGACAAGACCGGGGCGGGGTCCGGGGACCGGGCGGGGGCCGGGTCCGGGTCCGGGGTTTTCCGGGAGATGTTCGTGGTCGGTTTCCGCTTCCTGTGGAGCCACCCGCTGCTGCGCCCGCTCACCGTAGGGCTCACCCTGCTGACCTTCGTCACCATGGGCGCCACCGACCTGCTGATCTACCGGGTCCAGCACGACCTCGGCCGGGACGCGGCCACCCTCGGCTACGTGATCGCCGTCAGCGGGGCCGGGTCCGTCGCCGCGGCCCTGAGCGCGGGGCGACTGCGCCGGCTCCTCGGTTTCGGCACGTGCTGGCTCGCCTCGGTCGGGATGATCGCCGTCGGGGTGACGGTGACGGGCGTCAGCCGCAGCGTGCCGGTGATCGCCGCACTGGCCGCCGTCTTCATGTTCGGGATGACCCTGGGCGGGATCTGCAGCATGACCCTGCGCCAGGAGGTGACCCCGGACCACCTGCTCGGCCGGGTCACGTCGGCCTTCTGGACCGTGCACAACGCCGCGGGCCCGGTGGGCGCGGCCGTGCTCACGCTGTTGGCCGCCCGACACGGGGTCCCGGCGGTCAGCCTCGCGGGCGGGGCGCTGTGCCTGCTGATCCTCGGCGGCGCGCTGCTGACCCCGCTGCGCGGCAGCCGCGCGGGCGCGGTCGTGGCCGGGCCCGCCGCCCCGGACCAGGAGCCGGCCGCGGGGCCGTCGGCGCGCGCGTAA
- a CDS encoding PaaI family thioesterase has translation MTISPADADKILTDNFAPWVLALGLSVQETGERHAVLRLPWSDELARDGGGLSGQAMMAAADTATVIAISAARGAYGPMTTVQQSTSFQRPVVGADVLIHVRVTKLGKRMAFADITLTPEGSEDPAATASTVYALLG, from the coding sequence GTGACGATCTCACCGGCAGACGCAGACAAGATCCTTACCGACAACTTCGCCCCTTGGGTGCTCGCCCTGGGGCTGAGCGTCCAGGAGACCGGCGAGCGGCACGCCGTGCTGCGCCTGCCCTGGTCGGACGAGTTGGCCCGGGACGGCGGCGGCCTTTCCGGCCAGGCCATGATGGCGGCCGCCGACACGGCCACCGTCATCGCGATCTCCGCCGCCCGCGGCGCCTACGGGCCGATGACCACCGTTCAGCAGTCCACGAGCTTCCAGCGGCCGGTGGTCGGGGCCGACGTACTGATCCACGTACGGGTGACCAAGCTCGGCAAGCGGATGGCCTTCGCCGACATCACCCTGACCCCGGAGGGCTCCGAGGACCCCGCGGCCACGGCCTCCACGGTGTACGCCCTGCTCGGCTAG
- a CDS encoding NADPH-dependent 2,4-dienoyl-CoA reductase: MSSQSRYPHLLSPLDLGFTTLPNRVIMGSMHTGLEEHQGGFERLAAFYAERARGGAGLIVTGGISPNDAGRPFEGGSRLTTEDEAAEHRVITEAVHAEGGKIAMQILHFGRYAYHKDLVAPSAIQAPISPFVPNELTDAEVERTVEDFVRAARLAKLAGYDGVEIMGSEGYLVNEFIAAATNKRTDRWGGAYENRVRFPLEIVRRTRAAVGEDFILIYRLSMLDLIPGGSTLDEVVHLAKEIEAAGATIINTGIGWHEARIPTIATSVPRGAYTWVTKRLMGAVSVPLVTSNRINTPEIAEELLADGRADLVSLARPFLADADFVAKAAAGRSETINTCIGCNQACLDHTFSGKITSCLVNPRACHETELVLSPTRTKKRVAVVGAGPAGLACSVAAAGRGHAVTLFEASGHIGGQLDVARRIPGKEEFEETIRYFGTQLVESGVEVRLNTRADVETLQGYDEVVVATGVTPRTPDIEGVDHANVVSYLDVLRDGAPVGERVAVVGAGGIGFDVAEFLTDSGEGAAQDPDVYFRHWGVDTTYAGPGGLTAPERPATPRQVHLLQRKATKVGAGLGTTTGWIHRAELKHRGVVSVAGAAYDRIDDQGLHITVGGEQRLVPADTVVLCTGQEPRRDLYEALRAAGVEAHLIGGADVAAELDAKRAIRQGTELAASL; encoded by the coding sequence ATGAGTTCCCAGAGCCGGTACCCGCACCTGCTGAGCCCCCTGGACCTCGGTTTCACCACCCTGCCGAACCGCGTGATCATGGGGTCGATGCACACCGGCCTCGAAGAGCACCAGGGCGGCTTCGAGCGGCTCGCCGCCTTCTACGCCGAGCGCGCACGCGGCGGCGCCGGCCTGATCGTCACCGGGGGCATCTCGCCGAACGACGCCGGCCGCCCCTTCGAGGGGGGCTCGCGCCTGACCACCGAGGACGAGGCCGCCGAGCACCGGGTGATCACCGAGGCCGTGCACGCCGAGGGCGGGAAGATCGCGATGCAGATCCTCCACTTCGGTCGCTACGCCTACCACAAGGACCTGGTCGCGCCCAGCGCCATCCAGGCCCCCATCAGCCCCTTCGTCCCGAACGAGCTCACCGATGCCGAGGTCGAGCGCACCGTCGAGGACTTCGTCCGCGCCGCCCGCCTCGCCAAGCTCGCGGGCTACGACGGCGTCGAAATCATGGGCTCCGAGGGCTACCTGGTCAACGAGTTCATCGCCGCCGCCACCAACAAGCGCACCGACCGCTGGGGCGGCGCGTACGAGAACCGCGTCCGCTTCCCGCTGGAGATCGTCCGACGCACCCGCGCGGCCGTCGGCGAGGACTTCATCCTCATCTACCGCCTCTCCATGCTCGACCTGATCCCCGGCGGCTCCACCCTCGACGAGGTCGTCCACCTCGCCAAGGAGATCGAGGCGGCCGGCGCCACCATCATCAACACCGGCATCGGCTGGCACGAGGCCCGCATCCCCACCATCGCCACCTCCGTCCCGCGCGGCGCCTACACCTGGGTCACCAAGCGGCTGATGGGCGCGGTCAGCGTCCCCCTCGTCACCAGCAACCGCATCAACACCCCGGAGATCGCCGAGGAGCTGCTCGCCGACGGCCGCGCCGACCTGGTCTCCCTGGCCCGTCCCTTCCTGGCCGACGCCGACTTCGTCGCCAAGGCCGCGGCCGGTCGCTCCGAGACCATCAACACCTGCATCGGCTGCAACCAGGCGTGCCTCGACCACACCTTCAGCGGCAAGATCACCAGCTGCCTGGTCAACCCGCGCGCCTGCCACGAGACCGAACTCGTGCTGTCCCCGACGCGGACCAAGAAGCGCGTCGCCGTCGTCGGCGCCGGTCCCGCCGGCCTCGCCTGCTCGGTCGCCGCGGCCGGCCGCGGCCACGCCGTCACCCTCTTCGAGGCCTCCGGCCACATCGGCGGCCAGCTCGACGTCGCCCGCCGCATCCCCGGAAAGGAGGAGTTCGAGGAGACCATCCGCTACTTCGGCACCCAGCTGGTGGAGTCCGGCGTCGAGGTCCGCCTGAACACCCGCGCCGACGTGGAGACCCTCCAGGGCTACGACGAGGTCGTCGTCGCCACCGGCGTCACCCCGCGCACCCCCGACATCGAGGGCGTCGACCACGCCAACGTCGTCAGCTACCTCGACGTGCTGCGCGACGGAGCACCCGTCGGCGAGCGCGTCGCCGTCGTCGGCGCCGGCGGCATCGGCTTCGACGTGGCCGAGTTCCTCACCGACAGCGGCGAGGGCGCAGCCCAGGACCCCGACGTCTACTTCCGCCACTGGGGCGTGGACACCACGTACGCCGGCCCCGGCGGGCTGACCGCCCCCGAGCGCCCCGCGACGCCGCGCCAGGTCCACCTCCTCCAGCGCAAGGCCACCAAGGTCGGCGCGGGCCTCGGCACGACCACCGGGTGGATCCACCGCGCGGAGCTCAAGCACCGGGGCGTCGTCTCGGTCGCGGGAGCCGCGTACGACCGCATCGACGACCAGGGCCTGCACATCACCGTCGGCGGCGAACAGCGCCTCGTGCCCGCCGACACGGTGGTCCTGTGCACGGGCCAGGAGCCGCGCCGCGACCTGTACGAGGCCCTGCGCGCGGCGGGTGTGGAGGCCCACCTGATCGGCGGCGCCGACGTCGCGGCCGAGCTCGACGCTAAGCGGGCCATCCGACAGGGCACGGAGCTCGCTGCAAGTCTCTGA
- a CDS encoding alpha/beta fold hydrolase: protein MIEHHSLTVNGLPLEYEVSGPANGDPLVLLPDQGDWAVLRAELARTRRVYLPYACRNAEPAGSYPWPYWGADVLLGFLDALDLDRVDLAGRAGGGVAAYQAAAARPGRVARLVLEEVPAPREDWQVRPDHVEIDWSEWSDREQWGSSLPEPDELDEFGRITARTLILAGGPTSPYAQDRIAEMSRRIPDARLTTIPVGHLVHAAAPQEFVRAVVDFLDELPDGESARLWLAERGVVRTGEHTWTDGGTGEGRLTSNEVAHWWSAAALGDDSLDVEHRLRLGFGLVDLLDEHRVTVEIASAARGIADPDTARVLWNGYRSRLGAPAACAAITRSLRADWFEDRDTVETAFTEVLGKDVTQLQKDAPEAVLRRARRVLESSGRVPWQVKELAYRAAARVTALHEAVFRGILHSHRDGHGGLDRARARTVLDKLELPADTAHLAELRTALGSGPRP, encoded by the coding sequence ATGATCGAACACCACTCCCTGACCGTGAACGGCCTCCCGCTGGAGTACGAGGTGTCGGGCCCGGCGAACGGCGACCCGCTGGTGCTGCTGCCCGATCAGGGCGACTGGGCGGTGCTCCGCGCCGAGCTCGCGCGCACCCGCCGGGTGTACCTCCCGTACGCGTGCCGCAACGCCGAGCCGGCGGGGTCGTACCCGTGGCCGTACTGGGGAGCCGACGTACTCCTGGGCTTCCTGGACGCCCTTGACCTCGACCGGGTGGACCTCGCCGGCCGCGCGGGGGGCGGGGTGGCGGCCTACCAGGCCGCGGCGGCCCGGCCCGGGCGGGTGGCCCGGCTGGTCCTGGAGGAGGTTCCGGCTCCGCGCGAGGACTGGCAGGTGAGACCCGACCACGTCGAAATCGACTGGTCCGAATGGTCTGACCGGGAGCAGTGGGGGAGCTCTCTGCCCGAGCCCGACGAACTGGACGAGTTCGGGCGGATCACCGCACGGACCCTGATACTCGCGGGTGGCCCCACGAGCCCGTACGCACAGGACCGCATCGCGGAAATGTCCCGCCGGATCCCCGACGCGCGGCTGACCACGATCCCCGTGGGACACCTCGTCCACGCGGCCGCCCCGCAGGAATTCGTCCGGGCGGTCGTGGACTTCCTCGACGAACTGCCCGACGGCGAGTCGGCCCGGCTCTGGCTGGCCGAGCGGGGCGTGGTCCGGACCGGCGAGCACACCTGGACGGACGGCGGGACCGGGGAGGGCCGGCTCACCTCGAACGAGGTCGCCCACTGGTGGTCCGCGGCTGCCCTCGGGGACGACTCCCTCGACGTCGAGCACCGGCTGCGGCTCGGCTTCGGTCTGGTGGACCTCCTCGACGAGCACCGGGTGACGGTCGAGATCGCCTCCGCCGCCCGGGGCATCGCGGATCCGGACACGGCCCGCGTGCTCTGGAACGGCTACCGCAGCCGACTGGGCGCCCCGGCTGCCTGCGCGGCGATCACCCGCTCCCTGCGCGCCGACTGGTTCGAGGACCGCGACACCGTGGAGACGGCCTTCACCGAGGTCCTCGGCAAGGACGTCACACAGCTGCAGAAGGACGCCCCGGAAGCCGTGCTGCGCCGTGCCCGGCGGGTGCTGGAATCCTCCGGACGCGTGCCCTGGCAGGTCAAGGAACTGGCCTACCGGGCCGCGGCCCGGGTCACGGCCCTGCACGAGGCCGTCTTCCGGGGCATCCTGCACAGCCACCGCGACGGGCACGGCGGCCTCGACCGCGCCCGGGCGCGCACCGTCCTCGACAAGCTGGAACTCCCGGCTGACACGGCGCACCTGGCCGAGCTGCGGACCGCGCTGGGGAGCGGGCCCCGGCCCTGA
- a CDS encoding alpha-mannosidase codes for MHDDRSITEHRLRRVLEERVKPAVRSRAVPLTVERWEAPGEPVPVAAGLAAHYEPCAIGDPWGPAWGTTWFRVTGTVPADWAGRTVEAVLDLGFDRMMPGFQCEGLVHRADGGEVKALNPYNDWVRVAERAEGGEQVEWYVEAASNPVLVDHAATYEGDLPTSGDQPLYRLARMALTVFETEVWELVQDLEVLYDLMIQLDTADARRHEILRALGAALDALDLDDVPGTAAAARGCLARVLAAPANGSAHRISAVGHAHIDSAWLWPLRETVRKVARTASNMVNLMDQHPEFVFAMSQAQQLDWIKTYRPELFERVKKKIADGQFVPVGGMWVESDTNMVGGEAMARQFLYGKKFFLDEFGIETHNVWLPDSFGYTAAMPQIVKLSGSTWFLTQKISWSQVNRFPHHTFWWEGIDGTRVFTHFPPVDTYNSDLGGAQLAHAARNYREKGHGSRSLVPFGWGDGGGGPTREHLARARRQRDLEGSPKVRIERPDAFFEKARAEYADAPVWAGELYLELHRGTYTSQAKTKQGNRRSESLLREAELWAATAAVRVAGYAYPYEDLERIWKTVLLHQFHDILPGSSIAWVHREARETYAAVREELRAITLAAQQALAGQGTEELVFNCAPHARRGVPAGGAGRPAGAGEPVTVEERHGGGHILANGRLLVEIDGRGLIVSVYDLEARRETVAPGAAANLLQIHPDFPNMWDAWDIDAFYRNRVIDLVELDRLEVTGSGPRSATVRVTRSFGRSGAVQQITLRAGAKAVDIVTEVDWHETEKFLKAAFPLDVKADRTASETQFGHVYRATHTNTSWEAAKFEICAHRWIHAEEPGWGVALLNDSTYGHDVTREVRADGGQTTTVRLSLLRAPRYPDPETDQGSHTLRFSIAPGAGIGDAVREGHALNLPERVVRGAGPVAPLLTVDEDAVVVEAVKLAEDRSGDVIVRLYESRGGRARATLTAGFPITDAVESDLLERPLAGVAVGVPTPERRIPLTLRPFQIVTVRLHRP; via the coding sequence ATGCATGACGACCGCAGCATCACCGAACACCGCCTCCGCCGGGTCCTCGAGGAGCGCGTCAAGCCCGCCGTCCGCTCCCGCGCGGTCCCGCTGACCGTCGAGCGGTGGGAGGCCCCCGGCGAGCCCGTCCCCGTCGCCGCAGGACTCGCGGCGCACTACGAGCCCTGCGCGATCGGCGACCCGTGGGGTCCGGCCTGGGGCACCACCTGGTTCAGGGTCACCGGTACGGTCCCCGCCGACTGGGCCGGCCGCACCGTGGAAGCCGTCCTCGACCTCGGTTTCGACCGGATGATGCCCGGGTTCCAGTGCGAGGGCCTGGTCCACCGGGCCGACGGCGGCGAGGTCAAGGCCCTCAATCCGTACAACGACTGGGTGCGCGTGGCCGAGCGGGCCGAGGGCGGCGAACAGGTCGAGTGGTACGTCGAGGCCGCCTCCAACCCGGTCCTGGTCGACCACGCGGCCACGTACGAGGGCGACCTGCCGACCAGCGGCGACCAGCCCCTGTACCGGCTCGCCCGGATGGCGCTCACCGTCTTCGAGACGGAGGTCTGGGAACTGGTCCAGGACCTGGAGGTGCTCTACGACCTGATGATCCAGCTCGACACCGCGGACGCCCGCCGGCACGAGATCCTGAGGGCACTCGGCGCGGCCCTGGACGCCCTCGACCTCGACGACGTACCCGGTACGGCGGCCGCCGCCCGCGGGTGTCTGGCCAGGGTGCTGGCCGCCCCCGCCAACGGCTCCGCGCACCGGATCAGCGCGGTCGGCCACGCCCACATCGACTCCGCATGGCTGTGGCCGCTGCGCGAGACGGTCCGCAAGGTCGCGCGCACGGCCTCCAACATGGTCAACCTGATGGACCAGCACCCCGAGTTCGTGTTCGCGATGTCGCAGGCGCAGCAGCTCGACTGGATCAAGACCTACCGGCCCGAGCTCTTCGAACGGGTCAAGAAGAAGATCGCGGACGGGCAGTTCGTACCGGTCGGCGGCATGTGGGTGGAGTCCGACACCAACATGGTCGGCGGCGAGGCCATGGCCCGCCAGTTCCTCTACGGCAAGAAGTTCTTCCTCGACGAGTTCGGCATCGAGACGCACAACGTCTGGCTCCCCGACTCCTTCGGCTACACCGCCGCGATGCCGCAGATCGTCAAGCTCTCCGGCTCCACCTGGTTCCTGACCCAGAAGATCTCCTGGTCACAGGTCAACCGGTTCCCGCACCACACCTTCTGGTGGGAGGGCATCGACGGCACCCGCGTCTTCACCCACTTCCCGCCCGTCGACACCTACAACAGCGACCTCGGCGGCGCCCAACTGGCCCACGCCGCCCGCAACTACCGCGAGAAGGGGCACGGTTCGCGCTCGCTCGTCCCCTTCGGCTGGGGCGACGGCGGAGGCGGCCCCACCCGCGAACACCTCGCCCGAGCCCGCCGCCAGCGGGACCTCGAAGGCTCCCCGAAGGTCCGGATCGAGCGCCCGGACGCCTTCTTCGAGAAGGCCCGTGCCGAGTACGCGGACGCGCCCGTCTGGGCCGGTGAGCTCTACCTGGAGCTGCACCGCGGCACCTACACCTCCCAGGCCAAGACCAAGCAGGGCAACCGGCGCAGCGAGTCCCTGTTGCGCGAGGCCGAGCTGTGGGCGGCTACGGCCGCGGTGCGGGTCGCGGGGTACGCGTACCCGTACGAGGACCTGGAGCGGATCTGGAAGACGGTGTTGCTCCACCAGTTCCACGACATCCTGCCGGGCTCGTCCATCGCCTGGGTGCACCGCGAGGCGCGCGAGACGTACGCGGCGGTGCGCGAGGAGCTCCGGGCGATCACCCTCGCCGCGCAGCAGGCGCTGGCGGGTCAGGGCACCGAGGAGCTCGTCTTCAACTGCGCCCCGCACGCCCGCCGCGGCGTTCCGGCCGGCGGGGCCGGCCGTCCGGCCGGGGCGGGGGAGCCGGTCACGGTGGAGGAGCGGCACGGCGGCGGGCACATCCTGGCCAACGGCCGGCTGCTGGTGGAGATCGACGGCCGCGGCCTGATCGTCTCCGTCTACGACCTGGAGGCGCGCCGGGAGACGGTCGCCCCGGGTGCCGCGGCGAACCTGCTCCAGATCCACCCCGACTTCCCGAACATGTGGGACGCCTGGGACATCGACGCGTTCTACCGCAACCGGGTCATCGATCTCGTGGAGCTGGACCGGCTGGAGGTCACCGGAAGCGGCCCGCGGTCGGCGACCGTGCGCGTGACCCGCTCCTTCGGCCGGTCGGGGGCGGTCCAGCAGATCACCCTGCGGGCCGGGGCCAAGGCGGTCGACATCGTCACGGAGGTGGACTGGCACGAGACGGAGAAGTTCCTCAAGGCCGCCTTCCCGCTGGACGTGAAGGCCGACCGGACCGCTTCCGAGACCCAGTTCGGACACGTGTACCGGGCCACCCACACCAACACCTCGTGGGAGGCGGCCAAGTTCGAGATCTGCGCCCACCGCTGGATCCACGCGGAGGAGCCCGGCTGGGGGGTGGCGCTGCTCAACGACTCCACGTACGGGCACGACGTGACCCGGGAGGTACGGGCCGACGGGGGCCAGACCACCACGGTCCGGCTCTCCCTGCTGCGCGCCCCGCGCTACCCGGACCCGGAGACCGACCAGGGCTCCCACACCCTGCGCTTCTCGATCGCGCCCGGCGCCGGGATCGGGGACGCGGTCCGCGAGGGCCACGCGCTGAACCTGCCCGAGCGGGTGGTCCGCGGCGCGGGCCCGGTCGCCCCGCTGCTCACCGTCGACGAGGACGCGGTGGTGGTCGAGGCGGTCAAGCTGGCCGAGGACCGCAGCGGTGACGTGATCGTCCGCCTCTACGAGTCCCGCGGCGGCCGCGCCCGGGCCACCCTCACGGCGGGCTTCCCGATCACGGACGCGGTGGAGAGCGACCTGCTCGAACGCCCGCTCGCGGGCGTGGCGGTGGGCGTCCCCACCCCCGAGCGCCGGATCCCGCTCACCCTGCGCCCGTTCCAGATCGTCACGGTCCGCCTGCACCGCCCCTGA
- a CDS encoding carbohydrate ABC transporter permease, giving the protein MSRPPSSGSGQPSRRTAAARRRRRIGLAGRYATLLMVLVVMLGPIVWQFLTSIRGRTENVYDGVLPARPTLDNYVRVAESFPLLQYVGNTLTVAALAITSNMLFAAMGGYALSRAGWKGRQVVFTVLVATLMFPFESVMISMFLTVREMGLVDTLVGVWLPGAVSVLNVMIMRAAFLAVPREVEEAAVLDGAGEWTRFTRVFLPAAKGALAVVCITSFMGAWDDFLWPLLVLTNSDHYTLQLGLKTLAGATTVNDQRLVAAGAMAALVPMMLLFFALQRFFFKGVGEGAVKT; this is encoded by the coding sequence ATGAGCAGACCGCCCTCCTCCGGGAGCGGGCAGCCGTCCCGGCGCACGGCCGCCGCCCGCAGGCGCCGCCGGATCGGCCTGGCCGGGAGGTACGCCACGCTGCTGATGGTGCTCGTGGTGATGCTGGGCCCGATCGTCTGGCAGTTCCTGACCTCGATCCGCGGCCGCACCGAGAACGTGTACGACGGCGTGCTGCCCGCGCGCCCCACCCTCGACAACTACGTCCGGGTCGCCGAGTCCTTCCCGCTGCTCCAGTACGTCGGCAACACCCTCACGGTCGCCGCCCTCGCGATCACCTCGAACATGCTCTTCGCGGCGATGGGCGGCTACGCCCTCTCCCGGGCCGGTTGGAAGGGCCGGCAGGTGGTCTTCACCGTGCTGGTGGCGACCCTGATGTTCCCCTTCGAGTCCGTGATGATCTCGATGTTCCTCACCGTCCGCGAGATGGGCCTGGTTGACACCCTCGTGGGCGTCTGGCTGCCCGGGGCGGTCTCCGTGCTCAACGTCATGATCATGCGGGCGGCCTTCCTCGCCGTGCCCCGGGAGGTCGAGGAGGCCGCGGTCCTGGACGGGGCGGGTGAATGGACCCGTTTCACCCGGGTCTTCCTCCCCGCAGCCAAGGGCGCCCTCGCCGTCGTCTGCATCACCAGCTTCATGGGCGCCTGGGACGACTTCCTGTGGCCCCTGCTGGTCCTCACGAACAGCGACCACTACACCCTCCAGCTCGGCCTGAAGACCCTGGCGGGCGCCACCACCGTCAACGACCAGCGGCTCGTCGCCGCCGGTGCGATGGCCGCGCTGGTCCCGATGATGCTGCTCTTCTTCGCCCTCCAGCGTTTCTTCTTCAAGGGCGTGGGCGAGGGAGCCGTCAAGACCTGA